In the Treponema vincentii F0403 genome, GATAACAGGATTGGATACGGAAACGGTTTTACCCGTCATCGAATCCAGATTTGCAGCGAGTGCGGGAACATTCCCGTCAAAAAATTTCTGTAACGCTTCTTGGCGCGCCGGTGTAAACGCTCCGCCTGCCGGAGCGCCGACGGAACCGCCGCTCATACCCGACAACAATGCGTCTATTTCGTTCTGAGAAATGGAACCATCACTCATATAATTCCTCCTGATCAGCACTTAACTCTTCAAATTCATCTTGATTGATATCTTCAATCTTTTCCAATATCTGTACGGCTACCTTATTTCCCACAACGCCGGGCTGACACCAAAACTTCTTTCTACTGCCGACACTCAGCGTAAACGGATGGCCAACTCTTGTATCGGTCAGTCTCACTACATCGCCTGCACGGAGATTTAACACATCCCGCACCGGCAATCTTAATGAACCTACTTCGGCAACAACGTCCATATCTACCGTAGAAAGTTTTTCTTTTAATACGCCCATGTACTGAGTCGTCGAACTTCTGCGTACGGACGAGAACCAGAACTGACTGGACAGCTTGGAAATAATCGGCTCTATCGTGATATAGGGAATACAGAAGTTCATCATCCCTTCTTCTTCGCCGACCTTTGTTTCCAGCGTAACCAAAACGACCATTTCTGAAGGAGGTACAATCTGCGCAAATTGCGGATTCGTTTCGATCTGCCCTAAACGGGGGCGTAAGTCAATAACCTGCGTCCATGCTTCGCGCATATTTGCTAAGATACGCACGATAACCCCTTCCATAACGGAGGCTTCTATATCGGTTAATTCCCGCTGTACCATCGTACCCTGCCCCGTACCGCCGAAAAGACGGTCTATTATAGAGAAGGTAACGGAAGGGTCTATTTCTAAAACGGCATTCCCTTTCAGCGGATCCATGTTAATTACAGCCAGCGTAGTCGGCGTAGGGATTGAACGGATAAACTCTTCATACGTCAGCTGATCGACAGAGGCAACGTGTACGTGCGCCATACTCCGCAGCTGAGCAGAAAGAGCGGTGGTAGTCAAACGCGCAAAGGTTTCGTGCATAATTGAAACGGTACGCATTTGCTCCTTAGAGAATTTATCCGGCCGCTTAAAATCGTAAATTTTGATTTTACGCGTATCATTAACCGGTCTAAATTCTTCCGCTTCGGTATCCCCTGAGCTGATTGCAGTGAGAAGCTGGTCTATTTCGTCCTGCGATAATACTTCAGTCATACAATCCCTATTGTTCTATAATATCATATTGAGTAAAAGCAACCGCTTTTATCTTCGACTTTGATAGTATATTGTCATTGATTTCATTGCGTATTTCAATCTTGATTTTTTCTTCCTGACGAAGTTCCGCAACAGTCTTATTTTGGAAGTATGAACGGAGAAAATCCTTCAATTCAACCAACCGTGCCGTTAATTCCTGCGATGTTGTCTTATCGTTCTGCGGATACCCGAGTTCAACGTTGGCAACAACGGTCGCCGGAACAACATCGGAGGTTAATGCTTTTACTGCCCCGATTGCAGAATAGTATTGCAGCATTTCACGCGAATCGCGGTATTCTTCCGCAATAGGATATTCGGACTGCGACTGCCCTCTTTTTGACATCAGATTAACCGTAATAACGACAACCGTTACAATAAAAATTAAAGCAGCGAGCGCAAGGGCAATGTATTTCAGAAGCGTCGGAATAAGCCCCGCTTTTTTAGCTTTTACCGGATTATCGACACCGATGTTTTCATCCATTCCGTGTTCATCAGTCAAATTTGTATGCTCGTCAGCCATTGTGGTTACTCCTCTCTCTTCAAGTAAATCTTTAGGGAAGCACTAAAAATGTGCATCATCCAAAATAATAATATCAACCCGCCTATTATAGGCACGCCCTTCTGCAGTCTCATTGGAATAGACAGGGCGAGTATCTGCATAACCGGCAATCGAAAACTTATCTTCCTGTGCACCGAAATCCGTTAAATTATGCAGCACATTGATTGCACGGGCAGCCGACAGTTCCCAGTTGCTTGTCCACTTTCCCGAAAGCGCATCGCTTGAATCGGTGTGCCCTTCAATACGGAAACGGCGTGCCGCTAATTCTTTATCGGATAAAAACTGCGCAATCCTCAATAATGTCTCGCGGCTTTCTTCAATATTTAATTCCGCACTGTTGCGCGCAAAAAAGGAATCCGCCGCAAGAGAAATTACAATACCCCGTTCATCGCTGGTAACGGCGATCTTATTTGTTTTGATCTCAGGGGCGAAAACCGATACGGCTTTTTTTAAAGCGGTACCGAGTAACTTTCCCTTTTCCATTGCCGGCATTGAACTGATGGTATTACCGAGATCCGCAAGTTTACCGGCCGATAAAGAAATGGAACCGCCGGTCGGGTCGCCGCTTATAGACGCCGATAGAGCCTGTAGACGGGTAATGTCAACTTCGCTCGGTTCGTACAGCATGACGAAGAAGCAAAGCATCAGCGTAACCATATCGCCGTACGTTGTCAGCCATCCGCTGCCGGGTGCGTTTGCGCCTTTCTTTTTCCGTGCCACGGCTTACTCCTTCATAACCTCAGCTTCCAAAACTTTACGGTCTTTCGGATCAAGATAGGTAAGCAGCCGCTGTGCAAGGATACGCGGGTGGTCGCCCGATTGAATACCGAGTATCCCCTCAATAATCATTTCCTTTGACCGCACTTCCAGATTATTCTGGTACGCAAGTTTGGAAGCGATAGGAATAAGCAGCCAGTTTGCCATCATAGAACCGTAAAATGTCGTAACCAGCGCAACTGCCATATTCGGACCTAACGAACTTTTGTCTTCGATGTTCAGCAACATACCGATAAGACCGATAACCGTTCCCAACATTCCGAAACCGGGAGCAAGGGTTGCCCATGCGTTTATAAGCGAAATCCACTTGTTATGGCGCTCTTCCATCTGCGTCAATTCATTTTCCATCGACACACGGATGGCAGCTCCGTCGATACCGTCGATAACATTGCGCAGTCCGGTGCGAAGAAAATCATCTTCAAAATCCTGAATTTCTTCTTCCAGAGCCAAAAGACCGGTACGGCGGCTTTTTTCGGACAAGGCGACGAGTTTTTGTACCATTTCTTTCTCTTTATAGTCGGCAACTTTGAACACCCTGCCCATAACCTTGAAAATACCGATAACGTAAGAAAGCGGATAGGTTAAGAACAAACACATATACGAACCGCCGATCGTGATGAACATCGAAGGAACGTCGATAAGTCCGCCGAGCGAGCTTCCCATAAAAGCGCCGAACATAACGACAGCGATACCGCCGAATATACCTATAAATGATGCTATATCCATAACTTAAGACAGCTCCCTTACATTTCGTTTTTAAAGATACCGATACATCTACGGTACGCGACAATAGCGTCGATCAGTGCTTCAGGCGTTTCTTTTATCACAAAACTTTTGCCCGACAACATGTGCAACGTTACATCGGGATTACAGTCTATCGTTTCAATCTGATGGGGATTTATCCAATACTGTGTGCCGTTAAGCCGCGTAACCTTTACCATAATGTATCCTTTATATTACCTTATTACCGCTTCAAATTCAATACGGTTTCAAGCATTGTGTCGGACGTCTGGATGGTCTTTGCTCCTGCTTGGAACCCGCGCTGGGTAATAATCATGTCGGTAAACTGATCGGTTAAATCGACATTACTCATTTCGAGAGTGCCGGCAATCAGTTTCCCTTTTCCCATTACACCTGAAGTTGTGATATTTGCAATACCGGAGTTGTTAGACTGCACATAAGTGTTCTCCCCTGCTTTTTCCAAACCGCCCTGATTTGCAAAGCCCGCCATTGCCAGCTGTCCGATTTCGTGGCTGACGCCGTTGGAATACACGCCGGTAATAATACCGCTCTGATCGATCTTGAAATTTTCAAGATACCCCATTGCGTATCCGTCCTGCTCGTAAGCCTTGGTTGTGCTGCGTTCGGCAAACTGGGTAATGGTATTGCGGGATGTTCCAATCTCGCCTAAGTTAATATCAAAGGTGTGGCGGACGGGGGCTCCGTCTTCTCCGGCCGTCGCACCGGGAACATTATAGGAAACTTGTACGAGTACCTGTCCCGCTTCGGCGGAGGCATTGCCTGCCGTATCGGTAACCGATGCAAGGTGTCCGTAGTTATCGAAGGTAACGGTGAACGTGTTACCGGTGCCTTCGGTAGTACCAACACCCGTGCGCGTTGCCGTTGCTTCTGCATTTTCGGGGTCTACATTGACCGTTGCGAGCCACTGGTTTTGAGTGCCCGGGACGCGCGAAAAGCTTAGGTTAAGTTCATGGGTCTCGCCGAAGGTGTCGTACACTTTGAACTCGGTTGTCCATGTCGATTCCAGCACTTGGGCACGGTTTGCGTTTTCGGGAAGTTCCGGCAGCCGCTTGTCGAGGTTACAGGCATAGTTCACCGAGGTAGTCGCACGGGCGTCGATCTTCTGCCCGATCGGGATGATGAGGTCTTCCGT is a window encoding:
- the fliM gene encoding flagellar motor switch protein FliM gives rise to the protein MTEVLSQDEIDQLLTAISSGDTEAEEFRPVNDTRKIKIYDFKRPDKFSKEQMRTVSIMHETFARLTTTALSAQLRSMAHVHVASVDQLTYEEFIRSIPTPTTLAVINMDPLKGNAVLEIDPSVTFSIIDRLFGGTGQGTMVQRELTDIEASVMEGVIVRILANMREAWTQVIDLRPRLGQIETNPQFAQIVPPSEMVVLVTLETKVGEEEGMMNFCIPYITIEPIISKLSSQFWFSSVRRSSTTQYMGVLKEKLSTVDMDVVAEVGSLRLPVRDVLNLRAGDVVRLTDTRVGHPFTLSVGSRKKFWCQPGVVGNKVAVQILEKIEDINQDEFEELSADQEELYE
- a CDS encoding flagellar basal body-associated FliL family protein, with translation MADEHTNLTDEHGMDENIGVDNPVKAKKAGLIPTLLKYIALALAALIFIVTVVVITVNLMSKRGQSQSEYPIAEEYRDSREMLQYYSAIGAVKALTSDVVPATVVANVELGYPQNDKTTSQELTARLVELKDFLRSYFQNKTVAELRQEEKIKIEIRNEINDNILSKSKIKAVAFTQYDIIEQ
- the motB gene encoding flagellar motor protein MotB — its product is MARKKKGANAPGSGWLTTYGDMVTLMLCFFVMLYEPSEVDITRLQALSASISGDPTGGSISLSAGKLADLGNTISSMPAMEKGKLLGTALKKAVSVFAPEIKTNKIAVTSDERGIVISLAADSFFARNSAELNIEESRETLLRIAQFLSDKELAARRFRIEGHTDSSDALSGKWTSNWELSAARAINVLHNLTDFGAQEDKFSIAGYADTRPVYSNETAEGRAYNRRVDIIILDDAHF
- a CDS encoding motility protein A, which produces MDIASFIGIFGGIAVVMFGAFMGSSLGGLIDVPSMFITIGGSYMCLFLTYPLSYVIGIFKVMGRVFKVADYKEKEMVQKLVALSEKSRRTGLLALEEEIQDFEDDFLRTGLRNVIDGIDGAAIRVSMENELTQMEERHNKWISLINAWATLAPGFGMLGTVIGLIGMLLNIEDKSSLGPNMAVALVTTFYGSMMANWLLIPIASKLAYQNNLEVRSKEMIIEGILGIQSGDHPRILAQRLLTYLDPKDRKVLEAEVMKE
- a CDS encoding flagellar FlbD family protein is translated as MVKVTRLNGTQYWINPHQIETIDCNPDVTLHMLSGKSFVIKETPEALIDAIVAYRRCIGIFKNEM
- the flgE gene encoding flagellar hook protein FlgE, which encodes MMRSLFSGVSGMQNHQTRMDVIGNNIANVNTTGFKRGRVNFQDLISQQLSGASRPTEEVGGVNPKEVGLGMMVASIDTVHTQGALQSTGINTDIAVQGNGFFVLKSGEKSFYTRAGAFGVDRDGTMVNPANGMRVQGWMAQEVDGTRLINTSAQTEDLIIPIGQKIDARATTSVNYACNLDKRLPELPENANRAQVLESTWTTEFKVYDTFGETHELNLSFSRVPGTQNQWLATVNVDPENAEATATRTGVGTTEGTGNTFTVTFDNYGHLASVTDTAGNASAEAGQVLVQVSYNVPGATAGEDGAPVRHTFDINLGEIGTSRNTITQFAERSTTKAYEQDGYAMGYLENFKIDQSGIITGVYSNGVSHEIGQLAMAGFANQGGLEKAGENTYVQSNNSGIANITTSGVMGKGKLIAGTLEMSNVDLTDQFTDMIITQRGFQAGAKTIQTSDTMLETVLNLKR